In the genome of Raphanus sativus cultivar WK10039 chromosome 9, ASM80110v3, whole genome shotgun sequence, the window TTTGACATTACTCACGAAATAGATTAGTGGGAAGTAAAAGCCATGCGCTTGATTGGTTCAATAATATATGCTCCCATGAAAATTATGTGGGTCATTTCCATATTATTCACTGATGAAATGTAACAAAATCGGTTATAACTACTAATTCATATTCAATGTATCCATGCTTGTTTACAGATTGCCTTGCATGCTTGTAGATTTCTTTAATCATAGGTTTTGCATGTGAATGTGATAGGATACTTTGATCATAGGTTTTGCTCGGCCTTAGTGTATCTAGAATATATTTTCGTTTACTATAGGGTTACCCATCGCTTAGATACTTATGCTCGGTCTTAGTGTATATTTTCgtttatattattatctatCACCTCGATACTCTCTGTACAATTATAAAAGACATTCAATATCCATCATATGGTTGAAGGATAGTATAGCCGTTAGATACATGCAGTACAACCTAAAAGTTATCTATTCAATATCCATCATATGGATTCATTATTTGTATGCAAACTAGTACCAAAAAGATGTATCGCCATGGACTTAACCAGCTTTTCTGTTCTTTGTATGCTTTTTCAAATGACCATGATGTTTGGTATGTCCTCTGTATTCTCTTTTGTGGCCTTTATATTATAGAAGAGACTGATGAATGTAGCCGAGATCCACAAGTCAAGTAAGTGTTCTAATACTAGACACGAAACAGTTAAATGGGAGCCATGCGCTTGATTGGTTCATAGAAAGTAACTAGAGGATTTGGGAATATTCAATCATGTAGCCGTTACATGTTAAATAGTCAGTCATGAacatgtttgatctgatcatCTTGAGGACCGACTGGTGATTCTGGTTTATCTTATTTACCATTTGCAGGATCACCAGAGTGGTCAGCAGCAAAGGAGATGACTTCGGAAGCTAACCCTGTAACGACTTATAAAAAAGAGAGTAAACGCCGTTGCTCAGACAGCTTCtttctcttaatgattttctaTTAGTCTTAATACGTTGAGTTATATTTGGATTTTGTGCTTTCACCAGATGTAGCCGACACTCAAACAACCTGTGCAACTTTAATCAGCATATTTGGGATTTTTTATTCAACTTTTATTTGTTCTTTGAAAAAATAATCTTTAGAAGTTGATATTGGCCCTAAACCACTGAAACGGTTCTGGTGGTTTAAAAAGGTTTTGGTGGTTTAAAAAGGAAGTCCAATCTTTCTAAGTTTACAAGAAAAACAGATACACATATAAATGATGGAAATTGCAACGAGAGGGAGTAGTCATAAACTTGATGAATAATACAATGGTGTCCATGTGAACAATACTACAACACAAGCAGACAGTAGAGAAAAATGAATTTTGATTAGATGCAACATTGCCCACTTGAGGCCATGTGCCCCAGTCCTGCCTGTCAGGGGTACAACCGCCATTCCCTTACTCCTTGACTTTCACCAATTTATACGAACTAAGCTTTTCAGAAACAAAACCTACACACcaatcaagagagagagagagaaagagatgggAATGATGAGTTTGAGCAGCGTAATGGTGTTGGTGATGATGCTGTTAGTGCAAGTGTCTTCGACGCAATACAAAGTTGGGAACTTGGACGCATGGGGTATTCCGGTTGATGCTAAAGTCTACTCCAAATGGCCCAAATCTCACTCTTTCAAGATCGGTGACTCCCTCTGTAAGTAAAAACTATTCAATCGAACAAGATGGCTCAACTATCTAAAAgtcattaattaattaatagtgaTGCAACTGAAACAGTGTTCTTGTACCCACCAAGCGAAGATTCAATGATTCAAGTGACACCTTCCAACTTCAAGAGCTGCAACACCAAAGATCCAATCTTGTACATGAACGACGGCAACTCTCTCTTCAACCTCACCCAAAACGGAACCTTTTACTTCACCAGCGGACAGCCTGGCCACTGTCTAAAGTACCAGAAGCTCATTGTCTCCGTCGGCACTTACTCCGCCGAAGCAGACGCCTTGTCTCCTTCGTCTTCTGCCGATGCCGATGCTCCCTCTTACCAAAACGCATTTGGATCTATCCCACTCTCTCAgaaatcttcttcttcgtcgctGCAATTCTCCACCGTCGTTGCTTCGCTGGCCTGCGCTGTCGTCGTCGGTGCTATCATGTGAAAATggaatattttttgaatattttattaattttgttctGTGCAAAAAGCAAGAGTGATTGGCTCTTTTTCCGGATATTTTATTGTGTgttaaatcatttattattaCCTCGGAATCTCCATTTCTAGTCAGTTCGAATTTTCTAAGTGttaagtgttacaaaaaaaaaaagtcagttcgaattttctaaaatattcataaatgaGTAATGTATTCCAAATCTAGTTATGTACACTAACAAAAGTACACTCCACCATGAAATTTCTAATTTCGAACTTCTAACTAAGACCACCTCCATCCCAAGATCCTTAAGGGGTTTATAATGGGTGGGGGGCCCGGTGGGAcccaatatttttaaaactcctCACTCTCTCACCTCTAAAACCCTCTATTTAAGAGTTGCCTCTTACACTGTTGCGCGGATCCCACGCACACGTGGTGACCCGCGAttggttactttttttttttttttttgaaaaatcggataaaaaattaaaaaaaaaaaaaaatttaagaacccCAGTTCTGGGATTCACCAATGGAGGTGCCCTAAGCATTTTAAGTTATGAACCatcaaagatatttttttaatgagtgttaaattttttttttaaaaacaattttatacaTAGATGTGTCACTGTTCTAAAAAATTTGAGCTCTTAAAACTACTTTAGAAAGAAACCCTTCATCTAGCAACAAACCATCACATGGCTT includes:
- the LOC108824139 gene encoding mavicyanin codes for the protein MGMMSLSSVMVLVMMLLVQVSSTQYKVGNLDAWGIPVDAKVYSKWPKSHSFKIGDSLLFLYPPSEDSMIQVTPSNFKSCNTKDPILYMNDGNSLFNLTQNGTFYFTSGQPGHCLKYQKLIVSVGTYSAEADALSPSSSADADAPSYQNAFGSIPLSQKSSSSSLQFSTVVASLACAVVVGAIM